A single Parabacteroides timonensis DNA region contains:
- a CDS encoding cytochrome-c peroxidase, with protein MIGSTVFLLSCTSGQDSGLNEKELLGKKLFFDDNLSEPVGQSCATCHTPEKGFADVYSRITSEGAVKGRFSNRNSMTCAYSSYVPPLHYNEEDETWVGGLFWDGRVNTLEEQAAQPFVNPLEMGNQDNKMITEKVRRADYYPELVKIYGASTSVDSLFSYITDAIAAYERSDEMSPFSSKYDAWQAGECELTDQEQLGLDLFREKGLCAECHILEPDERVGKVLFTDHTYDNLGIPSNPDNPFFTVSAPYNLCDRDTMDMGLGSFLKDSAEFGKFRVPTLRNVALTAPYGHNGYFKTLEEIVHFYNVRDVADYPEPEYAATVNKDELGHLGLTPDEEAAIVAFMLTLTDGFQVR; from the coding sequence ATGATAGGAAGTACAGTCTTTCTCCTTTCGTGTACATCCGGTCAGGATTCTGGATTGAATGAAAAAGAATTACTCGGAAAGAAGTTATTCTTTGATGATAATCTTTCAGAGCCTGTCGGACAATCTTGTGCCACCTGTCATACACCGGAGAAAGGGTTTGCAGATGTTTACTCTCGTATCACATCGGAAGGAGCGGTAAAAGGGCGTTTCAGCAATCGTAATTCAATGACTTGTGCCTATTCGAGTTATGTTCCGCCTTTGCACTATAATGAGGAAGATGAAACCTGGGTGGGCGGACTTTTCTGGGACGGACGTGTGAATACACTGGAAGAACAGGCTGCACAACCATTTGTTAATCCGTTGGAAATGGGTAATCAGGACAATAAAATGATCACAGAGAAAGTTCGCCGTGCCGATTACTATCCGGAACTGGTAAAGATATATGGGGCTTCAACTTCAGTAGACTCACTTTTCTCTTATATAACAGATGCGATAGCTGCCTATGAACGATCGGATGAAATGAGTCCGTTTTCCTCCAAATATGATGCCTGGCAAGCTGGAGAATGTGAGTTGACGGATCAGGAACAATTAGGACTGGATTTGTTCAGAGAAAAAGGTCTTTGTGCCGAATGCCATATTCTTGAACCGGACGAACGGGTAGGGAAAGTATTGTTTACAGATCATACATACGACAACCTGGGAATTCCTTCCAACCCGGACAATCCATTCTTCACCGTTTCTGCTCCTTATAACCTCTGCGACCGTGATACGATGGACATGGGCTTGGGTTCTTTCCTGAAAGACAGTGCCGAGTTCGGCAAGTTCCGTGTTCCGACTTTGCGGAATGTAGCCCTGACGGCTCCTTACGGACACAACGGCTATTTCAAGACTCTTGAAGAGATCGTACATTTCTACAACGTTCGTGATGTGGCGGATTATCCGGAGCCGGAATATGCTGCTACCGTCAACAAGGATGAACTGGGACATCTGGGACTGACCCCGGATGAAGAAGCCGCTATCGTGGCCTTCATGTTAACACTGACTGACGGTTTTCAGGTCCGGTAA
- a CDS encoding MATE family efflux transporter translates to MGTSKEMTSGRALPLIFSFAMPVLLANLLQQTYSLIDAAIVGKFLGIGAFSAVGASTSVIFLIIGFCNGCCAGFGIPVAQKFGARDYNTMRRYVAISLQLAAFMSVIIAIVTSIYCKDILRIMQTPENIFTDAYFYLLVTFIGVPCTFFYNLLSSIIRALGDSKTPFWFLLFSTILNVILDLVCILIFKWGVAGAAIATLLSQGISAILCFIYMYRRFEVLQGTREERKFNMRLAGNLLWIGVPMGLQFSITAIGSIMLQSANNALGSASVAAFASAVRIKSFFMCPFESLGIAMATYTGQNYGAGKPQRIWQGIKASGLMMIVYAAFAFLVMMLTSEQLAQIFVDPTETEVISKAVQYMHVSCSFFPILGILCILRYTIQGAGFTNLAMLSGVSEMIARTLVSIYAVPAFGFLAVCFGDATAWVAADLFLIPAFMYVYKKIKEIKRAEI, encoded by the coding sequence ATGGGAACATCTAAAGAAATGACTTCCGGCCGGGCACTTCCACTGATCTTCAGTTTTGCCATGCCGGTACTTTTAGCTAATCTGCTTCAACAAACCTACTCTCTAATCGATGCAGCGATCGTTGGTAAGTTCTTAGGGATCGGTGCTTTCTCGGCGGTCGGTGCAAGTACGTCCGTTATTTTTCTTATCATCGGGTTTTGCAATGGATGTTGTGCCGGTTTCGGTATTCCGGTGGCACAAAAGTTCGGTGCACGCGATTACAATACAATGCGGCGTTATGTGGCTATCAGTTTGCAATTGGCTGCATTTATGTCAGTTATCATTGCTATAGTAACAAGCATTTACTGCAAAGATATTTTAAGGATTATGCAGACGCCGGAAAATATCTTTACAGATGCTTATTTTTATCTACTCGTTACTTTTATCGGCGTACCATGCACTTTCTTCTATAATTTGCTTTCCAGTATTATCCGTGCCTTGGGTGACAGCAAGACCCCGTTCTGGTTCCTGCTCTTTTCCACAATCCTAAACGTGATACTCGACCTGGTTTGCATACTGATATTCAAATGGGGAGTTGCCGGTGCAGCAATCGCCACTCTTCTATCGCAAGGAATTTCGGCTATCCTTTGTTTCATCTATATGTATCGCCGTTTCGAAGTATTACAGGGAACACGCGAAGAGCGAAAGTTCAACATGAGATTGGCAGGCAACCTGCTCTGGATCGGTGTTCCGATGGGACTCCAGTTTTCTATTACAGCTATCGGCAGTATTATGTTGCAAAGTGCCAACAATGCACTCGGGTCAGCCAGTGTTGCAGCTTTTGCTTCTGCCGTGCGTATAAAATCATTCTTTATGTGTCCTTTCGAAAGCCTAGGTATTGCTATGGCAACCTACACCGGACAGAACTATGGTGCCGGAAAACCCCAGCGTATCTGGCAAGGGATCAAAGCCAGCGGTTTAATGATGATCGTTTATGCAGCCTTCGCATTCCTTGTCATGATGCTGACTTCAGAGCAGTTGGCACAGATATTTGTCGATCCCACAGAAACGGAAGTTATCAGTAAAGCAGTTCAGTATATGCATGTATCATGTTCATTCTTCCCTATCCTCGGAATACTATGTATCTTGCGTTATACAATTCAGGGAGCCGGATTCACAAACTTGGCTATGCTTTCGGGTGTTTCAGAAATGATTGCCCGCACGCTGGTCAGTATTTATGCAGTACCGGCATTCGGCTTCCTAGCAGTCTGTTTCGGTGATGCGACGGCCTGGGTAGCCGCTGACTTATTCTTAATCCCAGCCTTTATGTACGTATATAAGAAAATAAAAGAGATAAAAAGAGCAGAGATATAG
- a CDS encoding GNAT family N-acetyltransferase produces MKKEEYDIAIQKADYKDLPIILEIQKTAFLEEAKFYNDYKIAPLIQSLDEIQKDYQDHLFLIATYLNQIVGSVKLREQDLSCWIGRLIVSPEFQNKGIGRKLLMEAEKHCPTAKEFILFTGSQSTKNIRLYESIGYKKVEEYADENNPDLLLVKMIKNIRSTPMLSQ; encoded by the coding sequence ATGAAGAAAGAAGAATACGATATAGCGATACAAAAAGCCGATTATAAAGATTTGCCGATAATTCTCGAAATACAGAAAACTGCATTCCTTGAAGAAGCAAAGTTCTATAACGACTATAAGATAGCTCCATTAATTCAAAGTCTCGATGAGATACAAAAAGACTATCAGGATCATTTATTCCTGATAGCGACTTATCTGAATCAAATCGTCGGATCGGTGAAACTACGGGAGCAAGATCTATCTTGTTGGATCGGCAGACTGATCGTCTCACCCGAATTTCAAAACAAGGGCATCGGGCGTAAATTACTTATGGAAGCTGAGAAACATTGCCCGACAGCAAAGGAATTCATCCTTTTTACCGGTTCGCAAAGTACAAAAAATATCAGGTTATATGAATCCATTGGATACAAAAAGGTGGAAGAATATGCCGATGAAAACAATCCGGATCTCCTATTAGTCAAAATGATTAAAAATATCAGATCCACCCCAATGCTATCGCAATAA
- a CDS encoding CPBP family intramembrane glutamic endopeptidase, translating to MKPLSRMKLFYSFSIYIIAALLMWLQTHYTIPYLSGKTGQEPILLWFIVGALGIFFPLILLAIAILKSEIYKLTYRTWYKRMRFVRMTGPDWLWSIFGILVTAIGMLIVMGIIALFVDKLDYTPAFMEFEPLGPSRYWLLAVWFVFWIFNIMGEEILWRGVMQPRQELVSGQYTWIVQGAGWSLFYLAFGWQLWVMLLPLMFIQPYIVQKTRNSWTGVIIHGAINGPGVIAIALGWI from the coding sequence ATGAAACCACTTTCAAGAATGAAGTTATTTTATTCATTTTCAATATATATCATTGCTGCATTACTTATGTGGCTTCAAACTCATTATACAATTCCTTATCTTAGCGGGAAGACGGGGCAGGAGCCGATCCTGCTCTGGTTTATTGTCGGTGCACTTGGCATTTTCTTTCCTCTCATTCTTCTGGCAATAGCTATACTTAAATCAGAGATATATAAACTGACTTATCGGACATGGTATAAAAGAATGCGGTTTGTCAGAATGACCGGACCTGATTGGCTTTGGAGTATTTTTGGAATACTGGTTACTGCGATAGGAATGCTTATCGTTATGGGGATAATCGCTTTATTTGTCGATAAACTTGATTATACGCCTGCGTTTATGGAGTTTGAACCTTTAGGCCCTAGTCGTTATTGGTTATTGGCTGTTTGGTTTGTATTTTGGATATTTAATATTATGGGAGAAGAGATACTCTGGCGGGGTGTTATGCAACCACGCCAGGAGTTGGTTTCCGGACAATATACATGGATCGTTCAGGGAGCAGGATGGAGCCTTTTCTATCTGGCCTTCGGTTGGCAACTTTGGGTGATGTTACTGCCTTTAATGTTTATCCAACCTTATATCGTCCAGAAAACGCGAAACTCATGGACTGGTGTCATTATTCACGGAGCCATTAATGGTCCGGGGGTTATTGCGATAGCATTGGGGTGGATCTGA
- a CDS encoding Lrp/AsnC family transcriptional regulator, which produces MDTLDKTDLQILRTLQENARLTTKELAARVSLSSTPVFERLKRLESNGYIKKYIAVLDAEKLNQGFVVFCSVKLSRLNRDIAAEFTRIIQDIPQVTECYNISGRYDYLLKIHAPSMKYYQEFILNVLGTIDSLGSLESTFVMDEVKHDYGIHV; this is translated from the coding sequence ATGGATACTTTGGATAAAACGGATTTGCAAATTCTCCGTACGCTGCAAGAGAATGCCCGGTTGACGACAAAAGAGCTGGCTGCCCGGGTAAGTCTTTCATCGACACCTGTGTTCGAACGCCTTAAACGGCTTGAAAGTAACGGATATATAAAGAAGTATATTGCCGTATTGGACGCCGAAAAGTTAAATCAGGGCTTTGTGGTTTTTTGCAGTGTAAAACTGAGCAGGCTTAACCGGGATATCGCAGCCGAGTTTACGCGGATAATACAGGATATACCCCAGGTAACAGAATGCTACAACATATCCGGGCGTTATGATTATCTTCTGAAGATCCATGCTCCGAGTATGAAATACTACCAGGAGTTTATTCTCAATGTTCTGGGAACGATTGACAGTCTGGGTTCTCTGGAAAGCACTTTCGTTATGGATGAAGTGAAGCATGATTATGGCATTCATGTTTAA
- a CDS encoding O-acetylhomoserine aminocarboxypropyltransferase/cysteine synthase family protein, whose amino-acid sequence MATKKLHFETLQIHVGQEQADPATDARAVPIYQTTSYVFHNSAHAAARFGLQDPGNIYGRLTNSTQGVFEQRVAALEGGVAGLALASGAAAVTYAFENITRAGDHIVAAKTIYGGSYNLLAHTLPTYGVTTTFVDPSDLSNFEKAIQENTKAVFIETLGNPNSNIIDIKAVADIAHRHKIPLIIDNTFGTPYLIRPIEHGADIVVHSATKFIGGHGSSLGGVIVDSGKFDWVASGKFPQLTEPDPSYHGVRFIDAAGPTAYVTRIRAILLRDTGAAISPFNAFILLQGLETLSLRVERHVENALKVVEYLRNHPKVKRVNHPALITHPDHTLYEQYFPKGAGSIFTIEINGGQEEAHRFIDSLEIFSLLANVADVKSLVIHPASTTHSQLNAKELAEQEIYPGTVRLSIGTEHIDDLLADLDQALAKI is encoded by the coding sequence ATGGCAACAAAGAAATTACATTTCGAGACATTACAAATTCATGTAGGACAAGAACAAGCCGATCCGGCTACGGATGCACGTGCAGTTCCCATTTACCAGACTACTTCATACGTGTTCCATAATTCAGCCCACGCAGCAGCCCGCTTCGGTTTACAGGACCCGGGCAATATTTATGGGCGCCTGACTAACTCTACACAGGGAGTTTTCGAACAACGTGTAGCCGCACTTGAAGGAGGCGTGGCCGGACTGGCTCTCGCTTCAGGAGCAGCAGCCGTTACGTATGCATTCGAGAATATCACCCGTGCAGGCGATCATATTGTAGCTGCCAAAACCATTTATGGAGGAAGTTATAACTTACTGGCACATACACTCCCTACATACGGTGTGACAACGACTTTTGTCGATCCCTCCGACTTATCGAACTTTGAAAAAGCGATCCAGGAAAATACAAAAGCTGTTTTCATTGAGACACTAGGCAATCCGAACTCAAATATTATCGATATAAAGGCTGTCGCCGATATCGCCCATCGACACAAAATTCCTCTGATTATCGACAATACTTTTGGTACACCTTACCTAATCCGTCCCATTGAACACGGTGCAGATATTGTTGTACACTCTGCCACCAAATTCATCGGCGGACACGGTTCTTCATTGGGTGGCGTCATTGTCGACTCCGGTAAATTCGATTGGGTAGCTTCCGGCAAGTTTCCTCAACTGACTGAGCCCGATCCAAGTTATCACGGTGTACGTTTTATTGATGCCGCCGGTCCGACAGCTTATGTAACCCGCATCCGTGCAATCCTGTTACGCGATACGGGAGCAGCCATTAGCCCATTCAATGCCTTTATATTGCTGCAAGGTTTGGAAACCCTTTCATTACGCGTAGAGCGTCACGTGGAAAATGCACTGAAAGTCGTAGAGTATTTAAGAAACCATCCGAAAGTAAAGAGGGTCAATCACCCAGCATTAATAACACATCCCGACCATACCCTTTATGAACAATATTTCCCGAAAGGAGCCGGTTCCATCTTCACAATCGAGATAAACGGGGGACAAGAAGAAGCGCACCGCTTTATAGACAGTCTGGAAATATTCTCACTGTTGGCAAATGTTGCTGATGTGAAATCACTGGTTATCCATCCAGCCAGCACAACACATTCACAACTCAATGCAAAAGAGTTGGCAGAACAGGAGATTTATCCGGGTACAGTACGCTTATCAATCGGAACAGAACATATCGATGACTTGCTAGCCGATCTGGATCAGGCCCTTGCTAAAATATAA
- a CDS encoding fibrobacter succinogenes major paralogous domain-containing protein: MERDNTWPGLICTTLIFLLLNSWGCVDEQEIGGGTQGKKVMMEMTIPGLEIPTVTRSMEDEKGEAAVNTIDLLIFDKSTPARLIRHLKIDDFSQEISGEEYKVQFQLELQKDENAGSVVVVANAAKELDAALPESPVDLEKQDLLEALIFKTAADKEGSYKWNVSSSGYTPIPMYGEVSVSSITPGMKITGIELIRMLARIDVENKVNGSVFNLQEIYLVNYHTGGFIAPAWNPLTGALLQKEDETYPYTKNLNPVLPVSARKPEGTQEAAMKYVYSQGNNSAGPLLAGEIYIYEEPKAETQKGVCLILKGNYKGTEYYYRVNFTSDKTSTGNGPNIKTGDNVSLYRNHKYIVTVTAAEGIGYSTFDQALNASTVLSNLKTSILIVDMTGIKNIVYDGQYFMGTESKIIDIPWSVNKELMHRVSSDYHDDWKAEVIDSTTTAWLKFANGNASDKGTDINQSGLDLRIATLASPWSGSDYVNGRIVFTAGRLRDTMIVQRVPIANVFARSNIVFRSGKLTFAVTAEDNATIPANSQGVFFKWGSLLAFAPVGNPYDPVRHVVYNPTGYSPGSWGGGLEGWDRVPYAHEDFGFTTPPLTGEDMDAFKDYEGQSGFNENKGIGDICRFISGKNGWVEGKWRLPTYKELDLLYKESPTKPEFPSGGDFKNVTAALEPSAGNYSGGTYLVTSGLLAGLKAIGSTVTAGEMKTPPDGTLFLPVSGHRYPNGDGAVVHIGAYGYYWSSTPTDDIAVYYPFLYRKRLEFSDADRSYGYPIRCIRDY, encoded by the coding sequence ATGGAACGAGATAACACATGGCCTGGACTGATCTGTACAACCCTTATTTTTCTGTTATTGAATAGTTGGGGATGTGTGGATGAACAGGAGATCGGTGGCGGTACGCAGGGAAAGAAGGTGATGATGGAAATGACTATTCCCGGTCTGGAAATCCCCACCGTCACACGTTCGATGGAAGATGAGAAAGGGGAAGCAGCAGTAAATACGATCGATCTGTTGATATTCGATAAATCGACTCCGGCCAGGCTGATCCGGCATCTGAAGATAGATGATTTTTCCCAGGAAATATCGGGCGAAGAGTATAAGGTTCAGTTTCAGTTGGAATTGCAGAAAGATGAAAATGCCGGTTCTGTTGTCGTTGTTGCCAATGCAGCCAAAGAGCTGGATGCGGCCTTACCGGAAAGCCCGGTCGACCTGGAAAAGCAGGATTTGTTGGAGGCATTGATCTTTAAAACTGCGGCCGATAAAGAAGGCTCGTATAAATGGAATGTCTCTTCATCCGGTTATACGCCGATCCCGATGTACGGGGAAGTATCGGTAAGCAGTATTACGCCGGGCATGAAGATAACAGGCATTGAACTGATCCGCATGCTGGCACGTATTGATGTGGAGAATAAGGTGAATGGTTCTGTTTTCAACCTGCAGGAAATCTATCTGGTCAATTATCATACAGGTGGATTTATTGCTCCGGCCTGGAACCCGTTGACCGGGGCTTTGTTGCAGAAAGAGGACGAGACCTATCCTTATACGAAAAACCTGAATCCCGTATTGCCCGTATCAGCCCGAAAACCTGAGGGTACGCAAGAGGCAGCCATGAAGTATGTTTATAGTCAGGGAAATAATTCGGCCGGTCCTCTTCTGGCCGGAGAGATCTATATTTATGAAGAACCGAAAGCGGAAACTCAGAAAGGAGTATGCTTAATCTTGAAAGGAAATTACAAAGGGACGGAATATTATTACCGTGTTAATTTCACATCCGATAAAACCAGTACAGGGAATGGTCCCAATATTAAAACCGGAGATAATGTATCATTATATCGTAATCATAAATATATCGTTACTGTCACAGCCGCCGAAGGAATCGGTTACAGTACTTTTGATCAGGCGCTCAATGCGTCTACCGTATTATCTAATCTGAAAACTTCGATCCTGATCGTGGATATGACAGGAATAAAGAATATCGTCTATGACGGGCAGTATTTTATGGGAACTGAAAGCAAGATCATCGATATCCCGTGGAGCGTCAATAAAGAGTTGATGCATCGGGTAAGTTCCGACTACCACGATGACTGGAAGGCGGAAGTGATCGACTCTACTACAACCGCCTGGCTGAAATTCGCTAACGGGAATGCCAGTGATAAAGGTACGGATATCAACCAGTCGGGACTGGATCTTCGTATAGCAACTCTCGCTTCGCCTTGGAGCGGCAGCGATTATGTGAACGGCCGGATCGTGTTTACGGCCGGACGTCTCCGCGACACGATGATTGTCCAGCGGGTTCCGATAGCGAATGTATTTGCACGCAGCAACATTGTCTTTCGTTCTGGAAAACTGACCTTTGCCGTTACTGCTGAGGATAATGCCACCATTCCGGCCAATTCGCAGGGCGTGTTCTTTAAGTGGGGATCATTACTGGCTTTTGCCCCGGTGGGAAATCCGTATGACCCGGTGAGGCATGTTGTTTATAATCCGACGGGATATTCGCCAGGAAGCTGGGGTGGAGGTCTTGAAGGATGGGATCGGGTTCCTTATGCACACGAGGATTTCGGTTTCACTACGCCTCCGCTAACGGGTGAGGATATGGATGCCTTTAAAGATTATGAAGGACAATCGGGTTTCAATGAAAATAAAGGGATCGGTGATATATGCCGTTTTATATCAGGGAAAAACGGTTGGGTGGAAGGTAAATGGCGTTTGCCGACCTATAAGGAATTGGATTTATTGTACAAAGAGTCGCCTACAAAACCGGAATTCCCGTCTGGCGGCGATTTTAAAAATGTGACGGCTGCGCTTGAACCGTCTGCCGGTAATTATTCCGGTGGAACGTATTTGGTGACCAGCGGGTTGCTGGCCGGACTGAAAGCAATCGGTTCTACGGTGACTGCCGGAGAAATGAAAACACCTCCGGACGGAACTCTTTTTCTACCTGTTTCCGGACATCGTTATCCGAACGGTGACGGGGCTGTCGTTCATATTGGTGCATATGGCTATTACTGGTCTTCAACCCCCACTGACGATATTGCTGTTTATTATCCTTTTTTGTATCGGAAAAGGTTAGAGTTTTCCGATGCCGACCGCTCGTATGGGTATCCGATCCGTTGTATAAGGGATTACTAA
- a CDS encoding FimB/Mfa2 family fimbrial subunit yields MNTKKTYRYLIRLAVIAFVPLILLSCERIKDDMDDCGIYLEFIYDYNMEYTDSFDPQVGSVDLFVFDEAGKYLFTKQASRGELIGNKRMFLGGDLPFGQYKILTLGGLSGSFRVSDREGNAFVPGKTDLEEVQVALKRESSVVSHEFPSLWIGTAQDVEYRADLSVYPVSLIKETNRFDLVLARSEGSPKEATIADAALYTFEIVTPEGAVYGHDNAPKRKEKVTYTPYFSAAGDGETELSEARINTNRLFCAKEYDYRLIIRSAATGKLLWDYDLMNLLEHTKPASRPDGSTLPMQEYLDRQSEWHIVVLYKEEPGRGPEGFVAIKVVINDWIVWINDIGV; encoded by the coding sequence ATGAACACGAAAAAGACATACCGATATCTGATCAGGTTAGCTGTAATAGCTTTCGTTCCGCTTATCCTGTTATCCTGCGAACGGATCAAAGACGATATGGACGATTGCGGGATATATCTCGAATTTATTTACGATTATAATATGGAATATACCGACTCTTTCGACCCGCAAGTCGGCTCGGTAGACCTGTTTGTATTCGATGAAGCTGGTAAATATCTGTTTACCAAACAGGCTTCTCGCGGAGAACTGATAGGCAATAAGCGAATGTTTCTCGGTGGCGACCTTCCTTTCGGGCAATATAAGATACTGACCCTCGGAGGATTATCCGGTAGTTTCAGGGTTTCCGATAGGGAAGGAAATGCATTTGTTCCCGGGAAAACCGATCTGGAAGAGGTGCAGGTCGCCTTAAAACGCGAATCAAGTGTCGTGTCCCATGAGTTTCCTTCTCTATGGATAGGAACGGCACAGGACGTCGAATACCGGGCCGACCTTTCTGTATATCCTGTTTCCCTTATCAAGGAAACGAACCGTTTCGACCTGGTATTGGCAAGGTCGGAGGGAAGCCCGAAAGAGGCAACAATAGCAGATGCTGCTCTCTACACGTTCGAGATCGTTACTCCCGAAGGTGCTGTGTATGGTCATGATAATGCACCGAAAAGAAAGGAGAAGGTGACATATACGCCTTATTTTTCTGCCGCAGGGGACGGTGAAACGGAGTTGTCCGAAGCCCGCATCAATACAAACCGCTTATTTTGCGCGAAAGAGTATGATTATCGTCTCATCATAAGAAGTGCAGCAACCGGTAAGCTTCTCTGGGACTACGATCTGATGAACTTGTTGGAACATACCAAGCCCGCTTCGCGTCCCGACGGTAGCACGCTGCCTATGCAGGAATACCTGGACCGCCAGAGCGAGTGGCATATCGTGGTTCTCTATAAGGAAGAACCCGGTCGTGGCCCCGAAGGTTTTGTTGCCATAAAGGTTGTGATTAACGACTGGATTGTATGGATCAATGATATAGGTGTCTGA
- a CDS encoding Mfa1 family fimbria major subunit (Members of this family are fimbrial shaft proteins (major subunit proteins), found in the Bacteriodetes. The family is named for Mfa1 from Porphyromonas gingivalis, and is related to but distinct from the family of FimA from the species.): MKLKSIFMSVLAIAMLTNCNDDDGGPNGNEGIDADVAYLSIKIETQKATRASGENPGANESDLETLYLVIFDSEGNVTGIPGASNYSIKISPATASPAAVKVSASATGLLVIANPGEELENRIGSINATSSFSSVNAAIRGVAEDEVTGDVNSISKGFAMINSGDETSLSVGDKMTDLLIDITGKIFKPDEGEDDADAKAKAEETDNRVEVKIERLASKVELKVKDDLDVRPSGAFFDFGRWTLDVVNTEFFPCADKTILKVPHTATDPFYTYNFYTHDPNFTGDVGAGLAFAEVDPDTFDPILLTPYGWMEPSETGALAIAYCLENTMDANYQQFGNATRLVIKGTYYPKEHTTRTGDWFNFAGENYMDLDALQKKYSESTLESNLRKACDKMFGAIKTYAEKNGLDPGADFAALTKNFLKDIPNGGELIKDKKNDVIRWYQNGLSYYYYEIRHDNETVKEMDFGKYGVVRNNWYSLTLGIVYGAGTPWYPDPNNPGPGDPDPEDPIDESAGYLGITVKTAPWVIWENEIGI; this comes from the coding sequence ATGAAACTTAAATCTATTTTCATGTCAGTGTTGGCGATAGCCATGTTGACAAATTGTAACGACGATGATGGAGGTCCTAATGGAAATGAAGGGATAGATGCCGATGTTGCCTACCTTTCCATCAAGATCGAAACGCAAAAGGCAACCCGTGCCTCGGGAGAAAATCCGGGAGCCAACGAAAGTGATCTTGAGACGCTTTACCTGGTAATCTTTGATAGCGAAGGAAATGTAACCGGTATTCCGGGAGCCAGCAATTATTCCATAAAGATTTCTCCAGCCACGGCCAGTCCGGCAGCCGTTAAGGTTTCGGCTTCTGCCACCGGGCTGCTGGTGATTGCCAATCCGGGTGAAGAACTGGAAAACCGTATCGGAAGTATCAATGCAACCTCTAGTTTCAGCTCTGTAAATGCAGCGATCCGGGGAGTGGCCGAAGATGAGGTGACAGGTGATGTTAACAGCATCAGTAAAGGCTTCGCCATGATCAACAGTGGTGATGAAACAAGTCTCAGCGTAGGAGATAAGATGACCGATCTATTGATTGACATCACCGGTAAAATCTTCAAACCGGATGAAGGAGAAGATGACGCTGATGCGAAAGCGAAAGCCGAAGAAACAGACAACAGGGTGGAAGTCAAGATCGAACGCCTGGCCTCGAAAGTGGAATTGAAGGTGAAAGATGACCTGGATGTAAGGCCTTCGGGTGCCTTTTTCGACTTTGGAAGATGGACGCTTGATGTGGTGAACACCGAATTCTTCCCTTGTGCGGATAAGACCATATTGAAAGTGCCTCATACGGCCACTGATCCGTTCTATACCTATAACTTCTATACACACGATCCGAATTTCACCGGAGATGTGGGAGCGGGGCTTGCTTTTGCAGAGGTCGATCCGGATACGTTCGATCCGATCCTATTGACTCCTTATGGCTGGATGGAACCGTCTGAAACCGGGGCACTCGCAATTGCCTATTGCCTCGAAAACACGATGGATGCCAATTATCAGCAGTTCGGTAATGCTACCCGTCTCGTGATAAAAGGTACTTATTATCCGAAGGAGCATACAACCAGGACTGGCGACTGGTTCAATTTCGCGGGTGAAAATTACATGGATTTGGATGCTCTCCAAAAGAAATATTCGGAATCGACACTCGAGTCGAACTTAAGGAAAGCCTGCGATAAGATGTTTGGAGCGATCAAAACCTATGCAGAAAAGAACGGCCTTGATCCCGGAGCAGATTTCGCTGCACTGACAAAAAACTTCCTGAAGGATATTCCTAATGGCGGCGAACTGATTAAAGATAAGAAAAACGATGTCATCCGCTGGTATCAGAACGGTCTTAGTTACTATTATTATGAGATACGCCATGATAATGAGACTGTCAAAGAAATGGATTTCGGTAAGTACGGAGTCGTGCGCAACAACTGGTATTCACTGACATTGGGTATTGTTTATGGAGCCGGAACACCTTGGTATCCCGATCCGAACAATCCGGGTCCTGGCGATCCTGATCCCGAAGACCCGATCGATGAATCGGCAGGTTATTTAGGTATCACGGTCAAGACTGCACCATGGGTTATCTGGGAAAATGAGATTGGTATCTGA